In Palleronia sp. LCG004, a single window of DNA contains:
- a CDS encoding glycosyltransferase, whose translation MSGPAPMTPPSAAIVVGTYRHPSQTFVNRHVDHLFDGRTCIIASDRRDDPGNRPVFDRQAFRGPLLWRAGRPVAAAALHLGRGTGRIPWGAEKAAIADFIRASGATVILSEFGSKAIHVSAIARELSLPCFTYFRGSDASSELRKARRRRSYRAMMPDLSGVIAVSRFLLDNLAAAGIEHPNAHVIPSGVDPRRFAPAEKIPASFLAVGRMVEKKAPDITLRAFARATRDRPDATLRFIGSGALLDPTRALAQELGLADRVRFDGAQDHETVRRALASAEVFVQHSVTAADGNTEGLPTSIQEAMASGCVTVATRHAGIPEAIDDGVSGWLGPERDEDAFAALMERALAADTAAMGATARRVACERFDNTRLLARLEDVLQGASR comes from the coding sequence ATGAGCGGGCCCGCCCCCATGACGCCGCCCAGCGCCGCGATCGTGGTCGGCACCTATCGCCATCCCTCGCAGACCTTCGTCAACCGACATGTGGACCACCTCTTCGACGGGCGGACCTGCATCATCGCGAGCGATCGCCGCGACGATCCGGGCAACCGCCCGGTCTTCGATCGGCAGGCCTTCCGCGGGCCGCTCCTCTGGCGCGCGGGGCGGCCCGTCGCCGCCGCCGCGCTTCATCTCGGGCGCGGAACGGGGCGCATCCCCTGGGGGGCCGAGAAGGCCGCGATCGCCGATTTCATCCGCGCCTCGGGCGCGACGGTGATCCTGTCGGAATTCGGCAGCAAGGCCATCCACGTGAGCGCCATCGCGCGCGAGCTGTCCCTGCCCTGCTTCACCTATTTCCGCGGCTCCGATGCCAGTTCCGAGCTTCGCAAGGCCCGGCGGCGGCGCAGCTACCGCGCGATGATGCCCGATCTCAGCGGCGTGATCGCCGTCAGCCGCTTCCTTCTCGACAATCTCGCGGCCGCCGGGATCGAGCATCCGAACGCGCATGTCATTCCCTCGGGCGTCGATCCGCGCCGCTTCGCCCCCGCCGAAAAGATCCCGGCGAGCTTTCTCGCCGTCGGCCGCATGGTCGAGAAGAAGGCCCCCGACATCACGCTTCGCGCCTTCGCCCGCGCCACCCGCGACCGTCCGGACGCGACCCTGCGCTTCATCGGCAGCGGTGCCCTGCTCGACCCCACGCGCGCGCTCGCGCAAGAGCTCGGACTGGCCGATCGCGTCCGCTTCGACGGCGCGCAGGACCACGAGACGGTGCGCCGCGCCCTCGCCTCAGCCGAAGTCTTCGTCCAGCATTCCGTGACGGCCGCGGACGGCAATACCGAAGGCCTGCCCACGTCGATCCAGGAGGCGATGGCCTCGGGCTGCGTGACGGTCGCCACGCGCCATGCCGGGATCCCCGAGGCGATCGACGACGGGGTGAGCGGCTGGCTCGGTCCCGAACGCGACGAGGATGCCTTCGCCGCGCTCATGGAACGCGCGCTCGCCGCCGATACCGCCGCGATGGGGGCCACCGCCCGCCGCGTGGCCTGCGAGCGGTTCGACAACACGCGGCTCCTCGCGCGGCTCGAGGACGTCCTGCAGGGAGCATCGCGATGA
- a CDS encoding carboxylate-amine ligase, whose translation MSDGTSFTIGIEEEYLLVDAETFQLSDAPDEMLGAARDALGDQVAPEFLRCQIEVGTKVCAGISEARQDLSHLRREIARIAGEFGLKPIAAACHPTADWTEQTHRDRDRYNDLERDLAAIGRRMMICGMHVHVGIPDNDDRIDLMNQAKYFLPHLLALSASSPFWQGEDTGLASYRVGVFDNLPRTGLPPRLDGWGDYRRSVDTIVATGMIEDASKIWWDLRPSESFPTLETRICDVMPRLDDTLAVAALIQCIHGMLSRLKDSNQRWRIYENFLIDENRWRAQRYGCDEGLIDLGQGAVKPMHLLVDELMDLVAREAEIFDCQGAIARLRDIVREGNSATRQRAVHARARAEGADDAQAMNAVIRSLTEEFLAGGDA comes from the coding sequence ATGAGCGACGGCACATCCTTCACCATCGGCATCGAGGAGGAATACCTGCTCGTCGATGCCGAGACGTTCCAGCTGTCGGATGCGCCCGACGAGATGCTCGGGGCCGCCCGCGACGCGCTCGGCGATCAGGTCGCGCCCGAATTCCTGCGCTGCCAGATCGAGGTCGGCACGAAGGTTTGCGCGGGCATTTCCGAGGCGAGACAGGATCTGTCGCATCTGCGCCGCGAGATCGCCCGCATCGCGGGCGAGTTCGGCCTGAAACCCATCGCCGCGGCCTGCCATCCAACCGCCGACTGGACCGAACAGACCCACCGCGACCGCGACCGCTACAACGATCTCGAGCGGGATCTCGCCGCGATCGGGCGGCGCATGATGATCTGCGGCATGCACGTCCATGTCGGCATTCCCGACAATGACGACCGCATCGACCTGATGAATCAGGCCAAGTACTTCCTTCCGCACCTGCTCGCGCTCTCGGCCTCCTCGCCGTTCTGGCAGGGCGAGGATACCGGCCTCGCCTCCTACCGGGTCGGGGTCTTCGACAACCTGCCGCGCACGGGCCTTCCGCCCCGGCTCGACGGATGGGGCGACTACCGGCGGTCCGTCGACACGATCGTCGCCACCGGCATGATCGAGGATGCCTCAAAGATCTGGTGGGACCTGCGCCCCTCCGAGAGTTTCCCGACGCTCGAGACGCGGATCTGCGACGTGATGCCGAGGCTCGACGACACGCTCGCCGTCGCGGCCCTCATCCAGTGCATCCACGGGATGCTCTCGCGGCTCAAGGATTCCAACCAGCGCTGGCGCATCTACGAGAACTTCCTCATCGACGAGAACCGCTGGCGCGCCCAGCGCTACGGCTGCGACGAGGGGCTGATCGACCTCGGCCAGGGCGCGGTCAAGCCGATGCATCTCCTCGTCGACGAACTCATGGACCTCGTCGCCCGCGAAGCCGAGATCTTCGACTGCCAGGGCGCGATCGCCCGCCTCCGCGACATCGTGCGCGAGGGCAATTCCGCCACCCGGCAGCGCGCCGTCCATGCCCGCGCCAGGGCCGAAGGGGCCGACGACGCGCAGGCGATGAACGCCGTCATCCGATCGCTGACCGAGGAATTCCTCGCGGGGGGCGACGCATGA
- a CDS encoding acyl-CoA dehydrogenase family protein codes for MNFAMTEEQEAIFDMARSFGRDRIAPHARDWEAQGTIPRDLWSRAAELGFGGLYVSEEAGGVGLSRLDATLVFEALSMACPSVASFLSIHNMCASMLDRYGSDDLRARHLAPAIAMDHVLSYALTEPGSGSDAAALSTRAVRTDDGFSVTGSKAFISGGGYSDAYIVMCRTGGDGPRGISALVIEDGAEGLGFGGLEDKMGWRSQPTRSLRMDECRVPAANLLGDEGAGFRYAMAGLDGGRLNISACSLGAAQAALDATLGYMRERKAFGSALSEFQALQFRLADLEIELQAARVFLRQAAWMLDQGHPAATKHCAMAKKFVTEAGSRIVDQCLQLHGGYGYLADYGIEKLVRDLRVHQILEGTNEIMRLITARSLLSQ; via the coding sequence ATGAACTTCGCCATGACCGAAGAGCAGGAGGCCATCTTCGACATGGCCCGGTCGTTCGGGCGGGATCGCATCGCACCCCATGCGCGCGACTGGGAAGCGCAAGGCACCATCCCCCGCGATCTCTGGTCCAGGGCCGCCGAGCTGGGCTTCGGCGGCCTCTACGTCTCCGAGGAGGCGGGCGGCGTCGGCCTCTCGCGGCTCGACGCGACGCTGGTCTTCGAGGCCCTCAGCATGGCCTGCCCTTCGGTCGCCTCGTTCCTGTCGATCCACAACATGTGCGCGTCGATGCTCGACCGATACGGCTCGGACGATCTCAGGGCGCGTCACCTCGCGCCCGCCATCGCGATGGACCACGTGCTGAGCTACGCGCTCACCGAACCGGGATCGGGCAGCGATGCCGCCGCGCTCTCCACCCGGGCGGTCCGCACGGATGACGGCTTTTCCGTCACGGGGTCCAAGGCCTTCATCTCCGGCGGGGGCTATTCCGACGCCTATATCGTCATGTGCCGCACGGGCGGGGACGGACCGCGCGGCATCTCGGCGCTGGTGATCGAGGACGGGGCCGAGGGCCTTGGCTTCGGCGGGCTCGAGGACAAGATGGGCTGGCGGTCCCAGCCGACCCGCTCGCTCCGGATGGACGAATGCCGCGTCCCGGCCGCCAACCTGCTGGGCGACGAGGGGGCGGGCTTCCGCTATGCCATGGCCGGGCTCGATGGCGGGCGGCTCAACATCTCGGCCTGCTCGCTCGGCGCGGCGCAGGCCGCGCTCGACGCGACGCTCGGCTACATGCGCGAGCGGAAGGCCTTCGGATCGGCACTGTCCGAGTTCCAGGCCCTGCAATTCCGCCTCGCCGATCTCGAGATCGAGCTTCAGGCCGCGCGCGTCTTCCTCCGGCAGGCCGCGTGGATGCTCGACCAGGGGCATCCGGCCGCGACCAAGCATTGCGCGATGGCCAAGAAATTCGTGACCGAGGCCGGAAGCCGCATCGTCGATCAATGCCTGCAACTTCACGGCGGCTACGGCTATCTCGCCGATTACGGCATCGAAAAGCTCGTCCGCGACCTGCGCGTGCACCAGATCCTCGAAGGCACGAACGAGATCATGCGCCTCATCACCGCAAGGAGCCTGCTCAGCCAATGA
- a CDS encoding 3-hydroxyisobutyryl-CoA hydrolase, whose translation MTDTIIRRTGRAGRITLDRPRALNALTHAQSLEIEAAITAWADDPEVDVVVLDAMGEKAFCAGGDIAAMYHAGIAGDVESARAFWRDEYRLNARLATYPKPIAAFMQGFTMGGGVGLGGHVGCRVVGDSTRIAMPECGIGLVPDVGGSLLLARTPGHAGEYLGLTGARMKAADAIWAGFADLYLPEDGWPDHIRKIEETGSLDALREAARDPGASDLAARAPWIDEWFAHEDLVDALQHLEGQDDGFARETYEAVTRGSPLSAAVTFALIRDVRGHGTIEHALDMEYRATHRAISDGDLLEGIRAAVIDKDRTPKWRHDRIADVTGDEVAAMLAPLGT comes from the coding sequence ATGACCGACACGATCATCCGCAGGACCGGCCGGGCCGGGCGCATCACGCTCGACCGCCCTCGCGCGCTCAACGCGCTCACCCACGCGCAGAGCCTCGAGATCGAGGCCGCGATCACCGCCTGGGCCGACGATCCCGAAGTGGACGTCGTCGTGCTCGACGCTATGGGCGAAAAGGCCTTCTGCGCCGGCGGCGACATCGCCGCGATGTACCATGCGGGGATCGCGGGCGATGTAGAAAGCGCCCGTGCCTTCTGGCGCGACGAATACCGTCTCAACGCCAGGCTCGCGACCTATCCGAAGCCGATCGCCGCCTTCATGCAGGGCTTCACCATGGGCGGCGGCGTGGGCCTGGGCGGGCATGTCGGCTGCCGCGTCGTCGGCGACAGCACCCGCATCGCGATGCCCGAATGCGGCATCGGTCTCGTCCCGGATGTGGGCGGGTCGCTGCTTCTGGCGCGGACACCGGGACATGCGGGCGAATATCTGGGCCTCACCGGCGCGCGGATGAAGGCCGCCGACGCGATCTGGGCGGGTTTCGCCGATCTCTACCTGCCCGAAGACGGCTGGCCCGACCATATCCGCAAGATCGAGGAAACCGGCTCCCTCGACGCGCTGCGCGAGGCGGCACGCGATCCGGGCGCATCCGATCTGGCGGCCCGCGCCCCCTGGATCGACGAATGGTTCGCGCATGAGGACCTCGTCGACGCCTTGCAGCACCTCGAGGGGCAAGACGACGGTTTCGCGCGCGAAACGTATGAGGCCGTCACCCGCGGATCGCCGCTTTCGGCCGCGGTGACCTTCGCGCTCATCCGCGACGTGCGGGGCCACGGCACGATCGAGCATGCGCTCGACATGGAATACCGTGCGACGCATCGCGCGATCTCCGACGGCGACCTCCTCGAGGGGATCCGCGCCGCGGTGATCGACAAGGACCGCACGCCGAAATGGCGCCACGACCGCATCGCGGACGTCACCGGGGACGAGGTCGCGGCCATGCTCGCGCCGCTCGGCACCTGA
- the mmsB gene encoding 3-hydroxyisobutyrate dehydrogenase: MKIGFIGLGNMGLPMAENLARAGHDIAGFDVAGIGSDMFTSAASAAEAARDADVVITMLPSGEILRRVTDEIVPAMKPGSVFLDCSTVDVESARDVAETARRAGLSALDAPVSGGIGGAKAGTLTFMVGGDADGFERAGSLFDIMGAKAVHCGPSGNGQAAKICNNMILGITMIGTCEAFALADRLGLDRQAMFDVVSTSSGYSWSMNAYCPAPGIGPESPADNDYRPGFSADLMLKDLRLAQKAAEAAGADTPLGLAARDLYARFVEEEDGAGRDFSAMLPRFAGRKR, encoded by the coding sequence ATGAAGATCGGCTTTATCGGCCTCGGGAACATGGGATTGCCCATGGCCGAGAACCTCGCCCGCGCGGGCCACGACATCGCGGGCTTCGACGTGGCGGGCATCGGCTCGGACATGTTCACCAGCGCCGCCAGCGCGGCGGAGGCCGCGCGCGACGCGGATGTCGTCATCACGATGCTTCCGAGCGGCGAGATCCTGCGCCGCGTGACGGACGAGATCGTCCCGGCCATGAAACCGGGCTCGGTCTTCCTCGACTGCTCGACCGTCGACGTGGAAAGCGCCCGCGACGTGGCCGAGACGGCGCGACGCGCCGGTCTCTCCGCGCTCGACGCGCCCGTGTCGGGCGGGATCGGCGGGGCGAAGGCCGGCACGCTCACCTTCATGGTGGGCGGCGATGCGGACGGGTTCGAACGGGCCGGATCGCTCTTCGACATCATGGGGGCCAAGGCCGTCCATTGCGGGCCGTCCGGCAACGGTCAGGCGGCCAAGATCTGCAACAACATGATCCTCGGCATCACCATGATCGGCACCTGCGAGGCCTTCGCCCTCGCCGACCGGCTGGGGCTCGACCGGCAGGCGATGTTCGACGTCGTCTCGACCTCCTCGGGCTATTCCTGGTCGATGAACGCCTATTGCCCGGCGCCCGGGATCGGCCCCGAAAGCCCCGCCGACAACGACTACAGGCCCGGCTTTTCGGCCGATCTCATGCTCAAGGATCTGCGCCTCGCGCAAAAGGCGGCCGAGGCCGCGGGGGCCGACACGCCGCTCGGCCTCGCCGCGCGGGACCTCTATGCCCGCTTCGTCGAGGAGGAGGACGGTGCGGGGCGGGACTTCTCGGCGATGCTGCCGCGTTTCGCGGGAAGGAAACGGTGA
- the metG gene encoding methionine--tRNA ligase, translating into MDRILVTSAIPYINGIKHLGNLVGSQLPADLFARFQRARGREVLFLCATDEHGTPAELAAAKAGKPVAEYCAEMWQVQKDLSDGFGLSFDMFGRSSSSQNRALTQYFAGRLFEAGLIEERSETQIYSKADGRFLPDRYIEGTCPNCGYDRARGDQCENCTKQLDPTDLIDARSAISGSTDLEPRETKHLYLLQSRMRDDLRDWITGKTDWPILTTSIARKWLDDGEGLRDRGITRDLDWGVPVRRGDADWPGMEGKVFYVWFDAPIEYIAAAHEWADANGLSEADWQRWWRTDAGADDVRYVQFMGKDNVPFHTLSFPTTIMGTNSVGAEQWKLVDYIKSFNYLNYAGGQFSTSLGRGVFMDQALEILPADYWRWWLLRNAPETSDAEFTWESFQAASNRDLADVLGNFVSRVTKFCRSKFGETVPAGGTYGEAEDAVIADLEIRVAAYTAHMEAIEVRKAASELRAIWVVGNEYLQSAAPWSVIKEDEDRAAAIIRFSLNLVRLYAVLSAPFVPNAAQKMLDAMDCPADWPDDVRQALSHLDGGHAFEVPENLFGKITDEERDDFAARFSGTR; encoded by the coding sequence ATGGACCGCATCCTCGTCACGTCGGCCATTCCCTACATCAACGGGATCAAGCATCTCGGCAATCTGGTGGGCAGCCAGCTTCCCGCGGATCTGTTCGCGCGGTTCCAGCGCGCCCGCGGCCGCGAGGTCCTGTTCCTCTGCGCGACGGACGAACACGGCACGCCGGCCGAGCTTGCCGCCGCCAAGGCCGGTAAGCCCGTCGCCGAATATTGCGCCGAGATGTGGCAGGTCCAGAAGGACCTGAGCGACGGTTTCGGGCTCAGCTTCGACATGTTCGGGCGGTCCTCCTCGTCGCAGAACCGCGCGCTCACCCAGTATTTCGCGGGCCGGCTCTTCGAGGCGGGACTGATCGAGGAGCGCTCCGAGACGCAGATCTATTCGAAGGCCGACGGCCGCTTCCTGCCCGACCGCTATATCGAGGGCACCTGCCCCAATTGCGGCTACGACCGCGCGCGGGGCGATCAGTGCGAGAATTGCACCAAGCAGCTCGACCCGACCGACCTCATCGACGCGCGCAGCGCGATCTCGGGCTCCACGGATCTCGAACCGCGCGAGACCAAGCATCTCTATCTCCTGCAAAGCCGGATGCGCGACGACCTGCGCGACTGGATCACCGGCAAGACCGACTGGCCCATCCTCACGACCTCCATCGCGCGGAAATGGCTCGACGACGGCGAGGGGCTGCGCGACCGCGGCATCACCCGCGATCTCGACTGGGGCGTGCCGGTCCGTCGCGGCGACGCGGATTGGCCGGGAATGGAGGGCAAGGTCTTCTACGTCTGGTTCGACGCGCCGATCGAATACATCGCCGCGGCCCATGAATGGGCGGATGCGAACGGCCTGTCCGAGGCGGACTGGCAGCGCTGGTGGCGCACGGATGCAGGCGCGGACGATGTCCGCTACGTGCAATTCATGGGCAAGGACAACGTGCCCTTCCACACGCTGAGCTTCCCGACGACCATCATGGGCACCAATTCCGTCGGCGCGGAACAGTGGAAGCTCGTCGATTACATCAAGTCGTTCAACTACCTCAATTATGCGGGCGGTCAGTTCTCGACCAGCCTCGGGCGCGGCGTCTTCATGGACCAGGCGCTCGAGATCCTGCCGGCCGATTACTGGCGCTGGTGGCTTCTGAGGAACGCCCCCGAGACGAGCGATGCCGAATTCACCTGGGAAAGCTTCCAGGCCGCGTCGAACCGCGACCTCGCCGACGTGCTCGGCAATTTCGTGAGCCGCGTGACCAAGTTCTGCCGCTCGAAATTCGGCGAGACGGTCCCCGCGGGCGGCACCTACGGCGAGGCCGAGGACGCCGTGATCGCCGATCTGGAGATCCGCGTCGCCGCCTATACCGCGCATATGGAGGCGATCGAGGTCCGCAAGGCCGCCTCCGAGCTCCGCGCCATCTGGGTCGTCGGCAACGAGTACCTTCAATCGGCCGCCCCCTGGTCGGTCATCAAGGAGGACGAGGACCGTGCCGCGGCGATCATCCGCTTTTCGCTCAACCTCGTGCGGCTCTATGCGGTGCTCTCGGCACCCTTCGTGCCGAATGCCGCGCAGAAGATGCTCGACGCGATGGACTGCCCGGCCGACTGGCCCGACGACGTGCGGCAGGCTTTGTCGCATCTCGACGGCGGCCATGCGTTCGAGGTGCCCGAGAACCTCTTCGGGAAGATCACCGACGAGGAACGGGACGACTTCGCCGCACGTTTTTCGGGCACGCGCTGA
- a CDS encoding DUF533 domain-containing protein has product MSLKNMAVKMALAFAAAKGVQAFQSAGGMEGLKRKMAEQQRKQGSGAGAKTPGLGSGGSGGGLSDILGSLGLGGSGGGTAAGGRHGGNSLAGILGGLAGASSGAAGAGKMTGLLDRTRETPEDTAEEEQVSGLMVRAMIQAARADGEIDPTERQTLMEIIGDSDPEETAFIQAQMTAPVDAEALARDTPEGHEIEIYTSAVLAIEPDNRAEAEFLDTLAQGLKLTQHQVNDIHDAHGKPPLYTL; this is encoded by the coding sequence ATGTCTTTGAAGAACATGGCCGTGAAGATGGCACTCGCATTCGCCGCGGCGAAGGGCGTGCAGGCGTTCCAGAGCGCTGGCGGCATGGAAGGGCTCAAGCGCAAGATGGCCGAACAGCAGCGCAAGCAGGGCAGCGGCGCGGGCGCGAAGACACCGGGCCTCGGCTCGGGCGGATCGGGCGGCGGGCTGAGCGACATCCTCGGATCGCTGGGCCTCGGCGGCAGCGGCGGCGGCACGGCTGCGGGCGGCAGGCATGGCGGCAATTCGCTCGCGGGCATTCTTGGCGGGCTCGCCGGGGCCTCGAGCGGCGCGGCCGGGGCCGGCAAGATGACCGGCCTTCTCGACCGCACGCGCGAGACGCCCGAGGATACCGCCGAGGAGGAGCAGGTCTCGGGCCTTATGGTGCGCGCAATGATCCAGGCCGCCCGCGCGGATGGCGAGATCGACCCGACGGAGCGCCAGACCCTGATGGAGATCATCGGCGACAGCGACCCCGAGGAGACCGCCTTCATCCAGGCGCAGATGACCGCGCCGGTCGATGCCGAGGCCCTGGCCCGCGACACGCCCGAAGGCCACGAGATCGAGATCTACACCAGCGCGGTCCTCGCGATCGAGCCCGACAACCGGGCCGAGGCCGAGTTCCTCGACACCCTCGCGCAGGGCCTGAAGCTGACGCAGCATCAGGTCAACGACATCCACGACGCGCATGGCAAGCCGCCGCTCTACACGCTGTAA
- a CDS encoding PhzF family phenazine biosynthesis protein, with product MSRYLVYDVFTDRPFGGNPLAIFPEADGISENALQSIAREFNFSETAFVLADEDHDARIRIFTPTQEVPFAGHPLIGTAVALADAGAGPGLSLALSGGIVAARAEGGRASFLRDAPLDILHDKVDPAIVARCLGLPQASVAGAVMASVGLPFVLAETGSRECLDAVLCDIDAFRRGHALYPSDFDFAILAYHREGSAIEARMFAPLDDIPEDPATGSAAAALGAFLRASEGRDLDLRISQGVAMGRPSLIEVSARAEGVTIAGHAVRVMEGRLLV from the coding sequence GTGTCGCGCTATCTCGTCTACGACGTGTTCACGGATCGCCCCTTCGGGGGCAATCCGCTCGCGATCTTCCCCGAGGCGGACGGCATTTCCGAAAATGCGCTGCAATCCATCGCGCGGGAGTTCAACTTCTCCGAGACGGCCTTCGTCCTCGCGGACGAGGATCACGACGCCCGCATCCGCATCTTCACCCCGACGCAGGAGGTCCCCTTCGCGGGCCATCCGCTGATCGGCACGGCCGTCGCGCTGGCCGATGCGGGGGCCGGACCGGGGCTCAGCCTCGCTCTGTCCGGCGGCATCGTCGCGGCCCGGGCCGAGGGCGGGCGCGCGTCCTTCCTGCGCGACGCCCCGCTCGACATCCTGCACGACAAGGTCGATCCGGCCATCGTCGCGCGCTGCCTGGGCCTTCCGCAAGCCAGCGTCGCGGGGGCGGTCATGGCATCGGTCGGCCTGCCCTTCGTGCTTGCCGAGACGGGATCGCGCGAATGCCTCGACGCGGTGCTCTGCGACATCGACGCCTTTCGCCGCGGTCACGCGCTCTACCCGTCGGATTTCGATTTCGCGATCCTCGCCTATCACCGCGAGGGGTCCGCGATCGAGGCGCGGATGTTCGCCCCGCTCGACGACATCCCCGAGGACCCGGCGACCGGCAGCGCGGCCGCCGCGCTCGGGGCGTTCCTGCGCGCATCCGAAGGGCGCGATCTCGATCTCCGCATCTCGCAGGGGGTCGCCATGGGCCGCCCCTCGCTGATCGAGGTCTCGGCCCGCGCCGAGGGCGTCACCATCGCGGGCCATGCCGTGCGCGTCATGGAGGGGCGGCTCCTCGTCTGA
- a CDS encoding Fur family transcriptional regulator produces the protein MPDTIRDRCAAQGLRMTGQRRIIAQVLEDSRDHPDVETLHSRASALDANISLATVYRTVRLLEDEGILEKVDFGDGRARYEDAERDHHDHLIDLQTGRVIEFVDPEIEALQERIAARLGYRLKGHKLELYGVKIPED, from the coding sequence ATGCCCGACACGATCCGAGATCGCTGCGCCGCCCAGGGGCTGCGGATGACCGGCCAGCGCCGCATCATCGCGCAGGTGCTCGAGGACAGCCGCGACCACCCGGATGTCGAGACGCTGCATTCCCGCGCCTCGGCGCTCGACGCGAACATCTCCCTCGCCACCGTCTATCGCACGGTGCGCCTGCTGGAGGACGAGGGAATCCTCGAAAAGGTCGATTTCGGCGACGGGCGCGCGCGCTACGAGGATGCCGAGCGTGACCACCACGACCACCTGATCGACCTCCAGACCGGCCGCGTGATTGAGTTCGTCGACCCCGAGATCGAGGCCCTGCAGGAGCGTATCGCCGCGCGGCTCGGCTATCGGCTCAAGGGCCACAAGCTCGAGCTCTACGGCGTCAAGATTCCCGAGGACTGA
- a CDS encoding DMT family transporter: MDNLRAIALMCVAMACFALEDLVIKLLAETLPTWQIFILMGGTGAALFAVICRARGVPLFTRAFLTPLVILRNMGEVIGGLGFVTALTLVPLSLATAILQATPLALTAGAAIFLGERVGWRRWVAVLIGFVGILVVLDPFSADFEPAALLAVVGVLGLVMRDLATRVLPDDLPSPQISFWAYCCMPISGLILLPWGGAGVMPGAAGWTGIVVAASIGAMGYWAITLAMRLGEVAAVIPFRYTRLIFAMALGIAVLGERPDATTLAGAALVVLTGLYTVWRERKLAAEGREVDLSPRAEPR; this comes from the coding sequence ATGGACAACCTGCGCGCCATCGCCCTCATGTGCGTGGCCATGGCCTGCTTCGCGCTCGAGGATCTCGTCATCAAGCTCCTGGCCGAGACGCTGCCGACCTGGCAGATCTTCATCCTGATGGGCGGCACGGGGGCCGCGCTCTTCGCCGTGATCTGCCGCGCGCGGGGCGTGCCGCTCTTTACGCGCGCCTTTCTCACGCCGCTCGTCATCCTGCGCAACATGGGCGAGGTGATCGGCGGCCTCGGTTTCGTGACCGCGCTGACGCTGGTGCCGCTGTCGCTCGCCACCGCGATCCTGCAGGCGACGCCGCTCGCGCTCACCGCGGGTGCCGCGATCTTTCTGGGCGAGAGGGTCGGTTGGCGGCGCTGGGTGGCGGTGCTGATCGGGTTCGTCGGGATTCTCGTCGTCCTCGATCCGTTCTCGGCCGATTTCGAACCCGCGGCGCTGCTGGCCGTCGTGGGCGTGTTGGGGCTGGTGATGCGCGATCTCGCGACACGGGTCCTGCCCGACGACCTGCCCTCGCCGCAGATCTCGTTCTGGGCCTATTGCTGCATGCCGATCTCGGGGCTGATCCTGCTGCCTTGGGGCGGCGCGGGGGTGATGCCGGGTGCGGCCGGTTGGACCGGGATCGTCGTCGCGGCCTCGATCGGCGCGATGGGCTACTGGGCGATCACGCTCGCCATGCGGCTGGGCGAGGTCGCGGCCGTGATCCCGTTCCGCTACACCCGGCTCATCTTCGCGATGGCGCTGGGCATCGCGGTTCTGGGCGAACGCCCCGACGCCACGACCCTCGCGGGCGCGGCGCTCGTCGTGCTGACGGGCCTCTACACCGTCTGGCGGGAACGCAAGCTGGCGGCCGAGGGCCGGGAGGTCGACCTTTCCCCCCGCGCCGAGCCGCGCTAG